The proteins below are encoded in one region of Methanobacterium sp.:
- the fwdF gene encoding tungsten-dependent formylmethanofuran dehydrogenase subunit FwdF, with protein sequence MSSVEREGKEIRSLTHKNEKCVGCGICSDICPTTAIKMGPILPIARGLVKMDFITIDENACCLCGLCASSCPFDALELDINGIDTKEMDNYPLWTHDASIDSETCIYCGRCSTACPTDAIFLQRSLPEVKELVRGETEVDQEKCIQCGICEEMCPAEAITMDRNDINSSNPSIASSVDIDESKCIYCGICRRACPVDAIKIVCTTCMERDEIVNPEIKGDIILDEDTCIKCGWCQEVCPVDAAEVTKPFEGEIFLRDDFTCKGDSCHACADVCPCNAISIVEGKSVINPTFCILCGACTKACPQQGIVLKRKNMNLENVKSKAWTNRLADLLED encoded by the coding sequence ATGAGCTCTGTGGAAAGAGAGGGAAAGGAAATACGTTCCCTCACCCATAAGAATGAGAAATGCGTAGGATGCGGAATATGTTCAGATATCTGCCCTACAACCGCAATCAAAATGGGGCCAATACTCCCCATAGCCCGCGGACTAGTTAAAATGGATTTCATCACTATCGATGAAAACGCTTGCTGTCTCTGCGGTTTATGTGCATCATCATGCCCATTCGATGCCCTAGAATTAGATATTAACGGGATCGATACCAAAGAAATGGATAATTATCCATTATGGACCCATGATGCTTCCATCGATTCTGAAACCTGTATCTACTGCGGACGTTGCAGTACTGCCTGTCCCACTGATGCCATATTCCTACAGCGATCCCTGCCGGAAGTGAAGGAACTGGTTCGTGGTGAAACAGAAGTTGATCAGGAAAAATGCATCCAGTGTGGAATATGTGAAGAAATGTGCCCTGCAGAGGCCATCACCATGGATCGAAACGATATCAACTCCAGTAATCCCTCCATTGCCAGTTCAGTTGATATTGATGAATCCAAGTGCATCTACTGTGGCATATGCAGACGTGCCTGTCCGGTTGATGCCATTAAAATCGTTTGTACCACATGTATGGAACGAGATGAAATTGTAAATCCGGAGATCAAAGGAGACATAATCCTGGACGAGGACACCTGCATAAAATGTGGATGGTGCCAGGAAGTGTGCCCAGTTGATGCTGCAGAAGTTACCAAGCCCTTTGAAGGAGAAATCTTCCTTCGGGATGATTTCACCTGTAAGGGTGATTCTTGCCATGCCTGTGCCGATGTCTGCCCATGTAACGCCATTAGTATTGTAGAAGGTAAATCTGTTATTAATCCAACTTTCTGCATCCTTTGCGGAGCCTGTACCAAAGCATGCCCACAGCAAGGTATCGTTCTTAAAAGGAAAAACATGAACCTGGAAAATGTTAAATCCAAGGCATGGACCAATAGATTGGCAGACCTTTTAGAGGATTAA
- a CDS encoding 4Fe-4S binding protein, giving the protein EGLCVKLCEQGALKDIDGELVLVPENCDDCDLCIQNCPNQAISKG; this is encoded by the coding sequence GTGAAGGATTATGTGTAAAACTCTGTGAACAGGGCGCACTAAAAGATATTGACGGTGAACTAGTTTTAGTCCCAGAAAACTGTGATGACTGTGATTTATGCATTCAAAACTGCCCAAATCAAGCCATAAGCAAAGGATGA